The window AAATTATTTGACATATCCACCACTTTAATGGTTTTGACCATATTTTTCTAATTGGGTGGTGCGTTCAGTTTAGATTATTGCAAGAATGATCAACCCTTGACTGTTTTTTAAATTTATGCTATTAACTATGAATGGAGGATGCAATGAAAAATATGTCAGTAGTATTATTGATTTTTTGTTTGCCATTGCTTGTAAACGCAGAGGAGAAGAAGAAAGTGGCAACAGAAGATACGCTCCTTTATAAATTAGATCTTTTTCCTTCATATCTCAAAATGATTAAGAATAGTGTTGGAAGCAGGGTATTTAGAAATTTATTTTATATAATCAAAGGGAAAGGCGAAGATGCTTTACAGAACGGAAATTTATCTTGCGCGTATTTTGTAAGTACGATTTTGCGCCAGTTTGATTTAATAAAAGAATGGCGAACGTCAGTAGATGGTTTGACGGAAGAAATGGAACGATGCGGTTGGAAGAAAATTTCGAAACCACGCAAAGGCGCGGTAATCGTTTGGGATAAGATATATTTTAGTCATTCCGAAGGATGGCATGGACATATCGGATTTTATATCGGTGGCGGTTGGACAATCAGCACAAGCTCTTTGAGACGGACGCCGGCATATCGCTACTGGCAAGCATATGGCAATTCAAAAAAAAGAAGAAAGATAATTGCAATTTATTGGCATAAAAAATTGGAGAAAAAGTAAAATGCTCTGTGTACGCAGAGCATTTTTTAATTTACGGCTAAAACCCGGGAATTCCCAGATTGCCAAGACCGCCCGATTCGCGCATTTTTTTTGCCATTTGTTTTTGCGCCTGTTTTGTTGCTTTTCTGTGGGCGATCTTGATAAGTGTTTCCAAATTATTTTTTTTCTCCGGAGTAAGTAGCGATTCGTTTATCCGGATATCGTGGAGTTCCATATTGCCATCCAAAGTGAGGACGACTCCACCTTCGCTTGCGGTTGTTCTTTGCGAGGAAAGTTCGGATTGCATTTTTTTTGCTTGTTCCTGCATATTTTTTAACCCCTTGAGTTTATCAAACATAGAATTTTTTATTAAGTTTTTAGTTATAATATTATATAGTAAACCAAATTTTTATTTTTAGGTCAATATTTTGACATTGATACAAAAATTTTATAATATTAACATAGGAGGAAAAAATGTTTGGCAAAAAAAGAAAACTTTTTTTTGGACGTTACTACATGTCAATGTCGGACTCTTTAAAAAAAATTATTTTGTGTATTGCTTTTTTTCTTTTTCTCGCGTTAGTTTTGTTTTTTATTTGTTATGCCATTAATTGGCATTCATACGCTTTGCCGAAATTTTAAAACCCTTGGGCGATCCCAAGGGCTTTTATATACCGACGGTTTTAGAAAATAATGTAGCGGGTGGATATAATCCTATATTGAAATTAAGGATATATATTGCTATCATAATAATATATGAAGTTAGATAAAAAGATTATAAATAAATTTGATAAAACCCTCAAAGAGCAGGGTATTTTTGATTTAACACATAAATTGCAGAAAAAATTTGGTAAAGCGGAATTTTATTTAGTTGGCGGAAGCGTAAGAGATATATTAATAGGTAGGCAGATTAAAGATATAGACTTATTGGTGCGAAAGGTTAAGGTTAAGAATTTGGAGCGTGAGCTCAAAAAAATAGGAAAAGTCAATCTTGTCGGCGAACGTTTCAGTGTGTTGAAATTTCGTAAAGATAAATCATCAAATGAAATTGATATTGCTATTCCGCGCAAGGATTTTGCATATGGTACCGGTAGATATAAAGATTTTAAAATTAAATCAGACCCTAATTTGCCGGTAAATGAGGATTTATCACGTAGAGATTTTACAGTTAACTCAATAGCTTGGAACATCTTGGATAAAAAACTGGAAGATCCTTTTAATGGATTTTATGATTTGAAGAAAAAAATTATTCGTGCAGTTGGCGACCCAAAAGAAAGGTTTCGTGAAGATTATTCCAGGATGCTTCGTGCAATACGTTTCGCAATTCAGCTCGGATTTATAATTGATAAAAAGACATTGGAAGCAGTTAAAAATAATATTGGGCATATTAACGATAAAGTAAAGGGAGAGCGTAAAGTTCCGTATGAGGTTATTGCGGGAGAATTTTTAAAAAGTTTTAATGCCAATCCGATAGAGACGATTAATATGTATATGAAATGCGGAGCATTGAAGTTTTTGATGCCCGAGGTTTTAAAAATGAAAGGGTGTAGCCAGCCAAAAGAGTTCCATAGCGAAGGCGATGTATTGACCCATACCCTTTTAGCTTTAAAAAATTTGGATTCAAAATTATTCAAGAGTTATTTTAAAGAACCGCCTCAACTTACAACAAAAGTTGCAATTCTTTTTCATGATGTGGCAAAACCTGTTACGAAAAAGAAAATGGGCAATAAAATCGTTTTTTATAATCATGATAAAAAAGGCGCAGAAATTGCTAAGAAAATTATAGACCGACTAAAGCTTACATCGCCACCTGACGTTGGTATTGATGGAGAAGAGGTGGAATGGCTCATAAAAAATCATTTACTCTTTATGCATAGCGCGCCGGAAAAGATGAAAAAAACGACGATAGAAAAGTATTTATTTAATGATAGATTCAGTGGTATGGCTCATATGCAGTTATTTTTGGCAGATGCTAGCGCTACACGTCCTGCGGGAAAAGCACCGGATCTAACGCGATTTAAGAAAGCAATGAAAATTATAAAAGCAATGAAGCCAGAAAGAGAACCACAGTTGCCAAAATCTTTTTTGGATGGTAATGAGATAATGAAAATAGAGCATTTAAAACCCGGACCAAAAATAGGTGAAATTTTGAAATCTCTTCGCGAGGAACAACTAAGCGGTAGAATCAAAAATATAACAGAAGCAAAAAAGTTTGTGAAAAAAAAATACCCCGTTAAATAAGCGGGGTGATTTTGACTATTTTAGGAAATGGTCGCAAAAGTCAAGATATTTTGTTGCAATTTCATGTTTTTCATTAAATTGCCAAAACTTGTCGAAGCCATATTGTAAAAGTCCAAAAAATATTTTGATTGCAAGAGCTGAAGGAGTGGGTTGAAGCGCATAACTATCATTAAGGTGTTCGGATGAAGCAAAATTTTTATGAACCATTTTTCTTCTCCTTTTTAAAAAATAGCATACAATTTTATATATGTCAATAATAAAAGTTAAAAAAGAAGACAAGGACAAACGATTGGATAAATTTTTGATAGAAAAAATACCCAGGCATTCAAGAAATTACTGGCAAAAACAAATTAGAGCTGGTTTGGTTTTGGTAGATAATAAGCGGGCAAAAGTGCATGAATTTTTGAAAGAAAATAACAAGGTTTCAATAAAACAAGAAAGTAAGAAAATAAATAATAAAAAAA of the Parcubacteria group bacterium CG10_big_fil_rev_8_21_14_0_10_36_14 genome contains:
- a CDS encoding nucleoid-associated protein, YbaB/EbfC family, translating into MFDKLKGLKNMQEQAKKMQSELSSQRTTASEGGVVLTLDGNMELHDIRINESLLTPEKKNNLETLIKIAHRKATKQAQKQMAKKMRESGGLGNLGIPGF